The Archocentrus centrarchus isolate MPI-CPG fArcCen1 chromosome 12, fArcCen1, whole genome shotgun sequence nucleotide sequence AAAGCAACACATGCAACTTTAAAAACAGCCGCTGAACAGTCATCATTAACCAGGAAGTCCACTAAGATTACAGCCTATTTTTCTGAGGGTGACACGGCCAAGGAAGTACACCATTACAAGGTTACAGAAGAAATAGAAAACGGAGAAGAACAATAACAGTCATGAGAGAAGGTAAGGTACATTCAAACAGACAGGGACCTGCAGATACATATTAGAAAACCCAGCTTATGAAAAGCAAACTACTTGATGGCCGTTCTATCAAATTCCAAGGAAATCTTGGGTGCTCTGTGGAGCCATCTGAAGGGTGCTGAAAATCATGTGAAGGGTCCCGTGGAGCCTCCTGGTGGTACAAGCATATTTCACACCAAGTGTCTGTCCCACTGCTTTCGTAACCATATTTGTTTGCACAGGCTGTGAAGTGCAAATGACATTATGCTGCGTTCTAGTTTTATTATGACTAGGTCAAATACTggcaataataaaaaatatacagaagcATTATTATAGCATCTCCAGCAGTTACATCTGACCTACAAGAGTTTTAGGCAGGAGCAGATCTGATCACTGACAGATCGTCAAAATTAACACAGACGAGTTTAAATGCGCTGCTGAACAAATGCACAAGGCCAATgatcagttttattgttttattatcacaGAAGCACAACAGGTACCACTATGCAGGTGACCAACAAATTCATCGCtatcatgaggaaaaaaaacaaaagttaaaggaatgcttatgagaaaaaaaaaaatccaatcacaACAACACATCCTTCAAAAACTTTTACAATATTGTCAGATATACATGGCAGAAAGAAGCAAAAGCACTTTGGATTATTCACTTTCCTTTTGCGCATTGTACCAATATGCTCCTAAGATGTTTAACTTAAAACTGAAGTGCTCAGATCAGACACATGCAGTAGCTTTCATCTTTTCGCTCCACTTCTAGTTCAAATGGATTCATTATCCAGCTCTGAAGTACCAATTATCGGGACTGTGGCTTAAAAGTCAAGCTTCCAAATCTACAACATTAGAAGGATATCTGTGTTACAAAATGAAACAGGTCcagctgaaatgttttttggaatttaagctgggataggctcgaGCCCTtccacgaccctgaaaaggataagtggaagaaaatggatgtctATAGAGaagttaaatattaaatttttttttttagccaatcaaaagaaagctGGAGTACCCGAGTGTAAACCTGATGACCTTTTTTTGTACATTCATTCAACAAATCAAGAATCCACCAACTCAATCATGAAAGGAAAAGATTTGACGAGAACTTAAGAGCCATGACAACTGCAATATGATtgtaagtcaaaaaaaaaagaaaagaaaatccctCCTTTTTAACACCAATTCAATGGAAAacactacaaaaacaaaaccccaaacaCTAAGAATAGATGCTGAAAACCAGAACTTATTTATTCCCTTAAACACAAAAAGCATGGGGAGGTGAGTATTTGCATACAGAGCTACAGCCCAGGGTTTAACAGACAGTATGTGAGTAAGCCACGGCTGAATGGGGAAACCATACAAtggggaggaaaagaaaagatgcaAGCACGGGGTGGAGAGGTTGTCCAGTAGGTTACTCCTCATCTGAGGAGTCCCTGTCAAAGTTGTAGGCCATGAAGAAAACGTCGGGTCGAGGTGGGACGAGGGCATGGCCCGGTTTCACAATCTCAAAGCCCAGGAAACTGAAGGTACGCACAAGTTTAGCTGGAAGAATGAAGCAGGTGGACAACATGTTAACATTCACTGATTCACAGAAGCCCAAATTAACATATTATTACAGAGTAGACACTCAAAATAGGTGTGCTGGaaatacccccccccaaaaaaaccaaccaaaaaaaaaaaaaaaaaacaaggttagCACATACCACgatcatctctgttcttgtaaaagcagacAAACACGCTAACAACTTTCAGATGTTCTTCAGCATACTCCAAGAGAGCTGCGAAACTGCAGGGAGAACAGAGGGTAGCTTAGGTTAGAAAATGGGAAACAAGCCCACAAGAAGTAGGCTGAACCACAATGGACACACTGGCTGAATCTCGAGCTTATCCTCAAAGGATTAGATGTGTTCAGCTGATTCTTGTACATGCTGAGCTTTTGGCTTCGCCGGCAATGTTTCACAGTCAGCAAAATGTGATTTAACATCAGATCAAGGTTTAAAGTGTGCAGAGGTGCCAGCACCCAATCATCTTAATCATAACATTTGTACACCATATTATTGTAACGTTAAACTGCCTGTGTACTCTCGTGAGGCAACTCACGTCTGCCCTCCTGGAGACCTGCaggtatttttctgtttattgctGCTAATCAGGCCTCACCTCTCCTTGCTGCCATCAGGAAGAGGGTCAAGAGGTATCTCCACATAGAGTGCACTGCTGCTTATGACAGCATCCCACTCTATTGTCTTGGTAACGGTGGGACGACTTTGGAAGTGGAGTATCCCAGGGCGACCATTCCCTGGTGGCTCCTCCATTACAGTCAACTTTCGGTCCTGGAATTtaaataaagacattaaaaaaagcagTCATGGagtcacattattattattaactccTGAAAACACTTCAAAGAAGGCACTTCTTCCAACTTACTGAGTAGAGCAGTCGAGCTGAAGGAGTGTGATCCCGTGTGCCATTCCCTCGCCCACCTGGGATCTTCAGGGGTGGGAGAGGGGCATCAGGAGCACCACAGAGGCCCTGGGCCGCGGGTACTACTACAGTGCAGGGACAGGCTGCAGGCAGAGCAGACAAAGTAAACAGTCACAAAACTGCACGCTTTGACATCTTTCGTGTAAGTGCAAGCTCAGACATGTCATGGGACTTGACACAGACAAATTCAGACTCAGACTTGGCCTTTGTGTGTAAAGGTGTATCAATTAATGTCTGGTGACTGCATCATCTGTGAAGCAGCTCATATTGTGTGTTACTCAAGACTACCTGCAGGCTCTTACTCCTCCAAATAAATTATAGAGGATGTTTGCATCACTCAGCAGAGGCAACAAAACCCAGACGAGTCACATGTAACAGTTTTGTTTGAACTGCTAAGCAGCTGCTAACTGTGTCAACACCTTAACACCCTGGGCTACAAATACCCACTGTAGCACTGTGCATGCTCATCTGAGGGGAAGTTCTCATTCTTAGAGTTTGAACACCCtaatgttgatttaaaaaaaaaagtttttgtttaattatctgtaaaataattataaatacTGCCTGACAAACTAAGCTAACAAATCCTGAGGCTGAACAGATCCACagtgtgttacagcagcaggtCTGACTGCTCCTTGAAATTCATTTACAGTTTCAGTTCCCACAACAATGGCACTATGTTTACAAAGCATCTGAA carries:
- the oaz1b gene encoding LOW QUALITY PROTEIN: ornithine decarboxylase antizyme 1b (The sequence of the model RefSeq protein was modified relative to this genomic sequence to represent the inferred CDS: deleted 1 base in 1 codon) — translated: MVKSNLQRILNSHCFAREKEGKRQPLNTTMANLSSGICDMIGNLSLHCSSTRGPGPLWCSDAPLPPLKIPGGRGNGTRDHTPSARLLYSDRKLTVMEEPPGNGRPGILHFQSRPTVTKTIEWDAVISSSALYVEIPLDPLPDGSKESFAALLEYAEEHLKVVSVFVCFYKNRDDRAKLVRTFSFLGFEIVKPGHALVPPRPDVFFMAYNFDRDSSDEE